Proteins from a single region of Stappia sp. ES.058:
- a CDS encoding DUF1488 domain-containing protein has product MALSFPNPSRSFDAARKGVRFIAHDGVFEVTFLVELSALMKSDKALADNAVSASRDSTQALEDQCLSAFDRQRSFIQDVARQAYSNAHHPSYTLVSSDFR; this is encoded by the coding sequence ATGGCGCTGAGTTTCCCCAATCCGAGTCGCAGCTTCGATGCTGCACGCAAGGGCGTGCGGTTCATCGCTCATGACGGCGTGTTCGAGGTCACTTTCCTGGTGGAGCTTTCGGCACTCATGAAATCGGACAAGGCGTTGGCCGATAACGCCGTTTCGGCCTCCCGTGACAGCACACAGGCTCTGGAAGACCAATGCCTGTCCGCCTTCGACAGGCAGCGCAGCTTCATACAAGATGTGGCCAGACAGGCGTATTCGAACGCGCACCATCCATCCTATACGCTGGTGTCCTCCGATTTCCGCTAG
- a CDS encoding TylF/MycF/NovP-related O-methyltransferase, translated as METTLDNIEKSRNTQAQLSWYETRSQAIDGLPVAPHRLVDMMPVFSTRQAVTRFLETYDYWNLIRDIPGNIIECGVAGGNFLMAMAHFASIFEPHHYTRRVVGFDTFEGFTEPTKEDLSSAARHMHKGGLAFESFDMLTSAIELFDGNRMIGHVPKVELVKGDICETFPAYLERCPAATIGLLHLDLDLYKPTRDVLDLAWDRMARGAVVVFDEINHEDYPGETIAVRESLGLDRLRLRRVPCASMAAYCIKGE; from the coding sequence ATGGAAACGACACTCGACAACATCGAGAAGAGCCGGAACACACAGGCGCAATTGTCCTGGTACGAGACGCGGTCGCAGGCGATCGACGGGCTGCCCGTCGCGCCCCATCGCCTCGTCGACATGATGCCGGTTTTCAGCACGCGCCAGGCGGTCACTCGGTTTCTGGAGACCTATGACTACTGGAACCTGATCCGCGACATTCCCGGCAACATCATCGAGTGCGGCGTGGCGGGCGGCAATTTCCTGATGGCAATGGCGCATTTCGCGTCGATCTTCGAACCGCATCACTATACCCGCCGGGTCGTCGGTTTCGATACGTTCGAGGGGTTCACGGAACCCACGAAAGAAGACCTGTCCTCTGCCGCCAGGCACATGCACAAGGGCGGTCTGGCCTTTGAGTCCTTTGACATGCTGACCTCCGCCATCGAGCTGTTCGACGGCAACCGCATGATCGGCCATGTCCCGAAGGTCGAGCTGGTGAAGGGCGATATCTGCGAAACCTTTCCCGCCTATCTGGAACGGTGTCCCGCGGCCACCATCGGTCTGCTGCACCTCGATCTCGATCTCTACAAGCCGACCCGCGACGTGCTCGATCTCGCCTGGGACCGGATGGCGCGCGGCGCCGTCGTCGTCTTCGACGAGATCAATCACGAGGATTATCCCGGTGAAACGATTGCCGTGCGCGAATCGCTCGGTCTCGATAGGCTGCGGCTGCGCCGGGTGCCCTGCGCGTCCATGGCGGCCTATTGCATCAAGGGAGAGTGA
- a CDS encoding radical SAM protein — MQREIFHVIMIKPSHYDTDGYPIQWLHSMMPSNTLATINGLLIDCAEREVLGPGVDIRAQTMDETNTRIRPDKIIRRIRRDGGRGLIMLVGVQTNQFPRAVDLAKSFLEAEIPVAIGGFHVSGCKSMLKKQPPEILAAREMGISLFAGELEERRMDEVLRDACAGTLKPEYDYLSALPSLGGEPIPFLDRKTVGRTGANYTSFDLGRGCPYQCSFCTIINVQGRKSRFRTPDDLEAIIRANLAQGIYKFFVTDDDLARNRNWESLFDRLIHLRDVEGLHFRLTIQVDMLCHKIDGFIDKACRAGVERVFMGLENVNPDNLLEANKRQNKITEYRAMIQKWREYGATIIAGYILGFGADSRESILRDIRIVQEELPIDLLEFFVLTPLPGSADHKRMAEAGVWMDPDPNKYDASQRVTHHETMSDAEWDGIYRDAWHAYYTPEHIERIGRRSAAQKNKGINLNEVVEFYLAYKLEGVHPLEGGLLRRRYRRDRRPVLPLEPALVFYPWHWARSFGNVARLAWGVWQANRLQKRIFADPDRHAYIDLATTPAEESDHETLALYRETTGGQGAVKRGRGAAKARTAVAARS, encoded by the coding sequence GTGCAGCGAGAGATCTTCCACGTCATCATGATCAAGCCGTCGCATTACGACACGGATGGCTATCCCATCCAGTGGCTTCACTCGATGATGCCGTCCAATACGCTGGCGACGATCAATGGCCTGCTGATCGATTGCGCGGAACGCGAGGTGCTTGGACCGGGTGTGGACATCCGCGCGCAAACGATGGATGAGACCAACACCCGTATCAGGCCCGACAAGATCATTCGCCGCATCCGCCGCGACGGCGGACGCGGTCTGATCATGCTGGTGGGCGTCCAGACCAACCAGTTCCCGCGCGCCGTCGATCTCGCAAAGTCGTTTCTCGAGGCGGAGATCCCGGTCGCCATCGGCGGATTTCATGTCTCCGGCTGCAAGTCGATGCTCAAGAAACAGCCGCCGGAAATCCTTGCGGCGCGGGAGATGGGCATTTCCCTGTTCGCGGGCGAACTGGAAGAGCGTCGCATGGACGAGGTACTGCGCGACGCTTGTGCAGGGACGCTAAAGCCGGAGTACGATTATCTCTCGGCGCTGCCGTCGCTTGGCGGCGAGCCGATCCCTTTTCTCGACCGCAAAACCGTCGGCCGGACCGGTGCCAATTACACCAGTTTCGATCTCGGACGCGGGTGTCCCTACCAATGTTCCTTCTGCACGATCATCAACGTGCAGGGACGCAAGAGCCGGTTTCGCACGCCTGACGACCTCGAAGCCATCATCCGCGCCAATCTGGCGCAGGGCATCTACAAGTTCTTCGTCACCGACGACGATCTGGCGCGCAACCGCAACTGGGAATCCCTGTTCGACCGGCTGATCCATTTGCGCGATGTCGAGGGCCTGCATTTCCGGCTGACGATCCAGGTCGACATGCTCTGCCACAAGATCGACGGGTTCATCGACAAGGCCTGCCGGGCCGGCGTCGAGCGGGTTTTCATGGGGCTGGAGAACGTCAACCCGGACAACCTTCTGGAAGCCAACAAGCGACAGAACAAGATCACCGAATATCGCGCCATGATCCAGAAGTGGCGGGAGTATGGCGCGACGATCATCGCCGGCTATATCCTCGGCTTCGGGGCGGACTCGCGCGAAAGCATTCTGCGGGACATCAGGATTGTCCAGGAAGAGCTGCCGATCGATCTCCTTGAGTTCTTTGTGCTCACGCCCTTGCCCGGCTCGGCCGACCACAAGCGGATGGCAGAGGCCGGCGTCTGGATGGATCCGGACCCGAACAAATACGATGCCAGCCAGCGGGTGACCCATCACGAGACGATGTCCGATGCCGAATGGGACGGGATCTACCGCGACGCCTGGCACGCCTATTACACGCCGGAGCATATCGAACGTATCGGCCGGCGGTCTGCGGCGCAGAAGAACAAGGGCATCAATCTTAACGAAGTCGTGGAGTTCTATCTCGCCTATAAGCTTGAGGGCGTGCATCCGCTTGAAGGCGGGTTGCTGCGTCGGCGCTATCGGCGTGATCGACGCCCGGTGCTACCGCTCGAGCCGGCGCTTGTTTTCTATCCCTGGCACTGGGCGCGGTCGTTCGGGAATGTGGCGCGTCTCGCCTGGGGCGTTTGGCAGGCGAACCGCTTGCAGAAACGTATCTTCGCCGATCCCGACCGCCACGCCTACATCGATCTCGCGACCACACCGGCCGAGGAGAGCGACCACGAAACGCTTGCGCTCTATCGCGAAACCACTGGCGGACAGGGCGCGGTCAAGCGCGGGCGCGGGGCCGCAAAGGCCCGAACCGCCGTTGCGGCGCGTTCTTAG
- a CDS encoding transglutaminase family protein: MLIRCGYEITLVCQEATALVCLLSIHQERADDICGSETFSTTPSVPTSLYSDPFGSRARRLVAPAGALTLSGNATVKDSGLPDEAFRHAREVPVQDLPDACLTWLTGSRYCETDRLSQIAWDLFGHLPQGWDRVQAICDFVHDHLHFDYLKARATRTAFEAYEERVGVCRDYAHLALSFCRCLNIPARYVNGHLGDIGVPVVDPMDFSAWIEVYLGGGWYTFDPRNNRPRIGRIVIARGRDAADVPLVNSFGPHVLQTFRVWTHEVADQDANS, from the coding sequence ATGCTGATCCGTTGCGGCTACGAAATCACGCTGGTGTGTCAGGAGGCGACGGCCCTCGTTTGCCTGCTCTCGATTCATCAGGAGCGGGCGGACGACATTTGCGGCTCCGAGACATTCAGCACCACTCCCTCGGTGCCGACATCGCTTTACAGCGATCCTTTCGGAAGCCGGGCGCGCAGGCTGGTTGCGCCGGCCGGCGCGCTTACGCTGTCCGGCAACGCCACGGTGAAAGACAGCGGCCTGCCGGACGAAGCCTTTCGCCATGCCCGCGAGGTGCCCGTGCAGGACCTGCCCGATGCCTGCCTCACATGGCTGACGGGAAGCCGCTACTGCGAGACCGACCGCCTCAGCCAGATCGCCTGGGATCTGTTCGGCCACCTGCCGCAGGGCTGGGACCGGGTGCAAGCGATCTGCGATTTCGTGCATGATCACCTGCATTTCGACTACCTTAAGGCGCGGGCGACCCGCACCGCCTTCGAAGCCTACGAGGAACGCGTCGGCGTCTGCCGAGACTACGCCCATCTGGCGCTGAGCTTCTGCCGCTGCCTCAACATTCCGGCGCGCTACGTCAACGGACACCTGGGTGATATCGGCGTTCCGGTGGTCGACCCGATGGATTTCAGTGCCTGGATCGAGGTCTATCTCGGCGGCGGCTGGTATACGTTCGACCCGCGCAACAACCGCCCGCGCATCGGCCGGATCGTGATCGCACGAGGCCGTGACGCCGCCGACGTGCCGCTCGTAAACTCCTTCGGCCCACACGTCCTGCAGACTTTTCGTGTCTGGACTCATGAGGTCGCCGACCAGGATGCGAACTCATGA
- a CDS encoding helix-turn-helix transcriptional regulator has protein sequence MIHPLRLEKFPEDHPDPIISYVGRETAGAVTVPHAHARAQLFHILRGSVTVVTQAGTFVVPPERAIFIPPDITHNSTYHTDTDVRFLYMRPDGLPPMPDAPFVVQVTPLLRELILAFMSRAPDYAADDATGRLAGVLVDQIATSHVAPLHLPMPEDARLRAALAPLIADPAAEVTAAALARRANLSLRSFERHFSSQTGLTFRAWRRQAKLMKAVEWLSQGAAVGEISDQLGYEGPSAFIATFKKAFGVTPGRYFGNS, from the coding sequence ATGATCCATCCGCTGCGCCTCGAAAAGTTTCCCGAAGACCATCCCGATCCGATCATTTCCTATGTCGGCCGGGAAACGGCGGGCGCTGTCACCGTGCCGCATGCCCATGCGCGTGCGCAGCTTTTCCATATCCTGCGCGGGTCGGTGACTGTCGTCACGCAGGCCGGCACCTTCGTGGTGCCGCCGGAGCGGGCGATCTTCATTCCGCCGGACATCACCCACAACTCCACCTATCACACGGACACCGACGTCCGTTTTCTCTACATGCGGCCCGACGGTCTGCCGCCGATGCCGGATGCGCCCTTCGTCGTGCAGGTCACGCCGCTGCTGCGCGAGCTTATCCTCGCGTTCATGAGCCGCGCGCCCGACTATGCCGCGGACGATGCCACCGGGCGGCTTGCCGGTGTTTTGGTTGACCAGATCGCGACCTCCCATGTCGCGCCGTTGCATTTGCCGATGCCGGAGGACGCGCGGTTGCGCGCCGCCCTTGCGCCGCTGATAGCGGACCCGGCGGCGGAGGTGACGGCGGCCGCTCTCGCCCGGCGGGCCAATCTGTCGCTGCGCTCCTTCGAGCGGCATTTTTCCAGTCAGACGGGTCTGACCTTCCGCGCATGGCGGCGGCAGGCGAAGCTGATGAAAGCCGTCGAATGGCTTTCGCAGGGTGCCGCCGTCGGCGAAATATCCGACCAGCTCGGGTATGAGGGGCCGAGCGCGTTCATCGCAACCTTCAAGAAGGCGTTCGGGGTTACGCCGGGGCGCTATTTCGGCAATTCCTGA
- a CDS encoding methyl-accepting chemotaxis protein, with protein MRNMEAVVGSRKSELALYLKSIEEDLLVVADSAMARDALTAFQTSYGNAGAGENVALRDAYIFDNPNPLGEKHKLDAATDGSAYTETHARFHPWFRNLLQARGYYDIFLVEPNGDLVYSVFKENDFATNLLTGKWQDTDIAKVFKNVRDNAAAGSIAFTDFAAYTPSNGAPASFIATPVIDDAGRFKGALVFQMPIDRINTIMGNAAGLGRTGETYLVGSDMLMRSDSRFRKDGAATSILRLKVDTATVRDALAGKVGVGDAVDYRGEMVLSGYTPLTFNGVTWALLADIDAQEVQEPTVELRNSILLLAAGIVVITGLAGFVFARSVSGPISRMNATMLRLADGDLGTDVPYQGRGDEIGDMASAVQTFKDNALEVKRLESQQAELEARAAEDARVAREKLASEFEAAVGGIVDSVASAATEMLASAQTLSASAEENSASSATVSAAAEEASTNVQAVSGAAEELSSSISEINRQVNDSQEISEAAVQSVAATNQRVSTLTTAADKIGEVIALITDIAEQTNLLALNATIEAARAGEAGKGFAVVAAEVKELASQTAKATEEIGKQIKGIQGATEETVGSIGSIGETIDRIRQVSTAISASVEQQGSATHEIARNIEQVSSGMYEVTTTITSVSSTAAETGAASSQLVSAANELSQQSEVLRSEVDKFLRGVRAA; from the coding sequence ATGAGAAACATGGAAGCGGTGGTCGGATCGCGCAAATCGGAATTGGCGCTCTACCTGAAGAGCATCGAGGAAGACCTGCTGGTCGTGGCGGACAGCGCCATGGCGCGAGACGCATTGACCGCATTCCAGACGTCCTATGGCAACGCTGGAGCCGGGGAAAATGTCGCACTCCGCGACGCTTACATCTTCGACAATCCGAACCCGCTTGGCGAAAAGCACAAGCTGGATGCGGCGACGGACGGGAGCGCCTACACCGAGACCCACGCGCGGTTTCATCCGTGGTTCCGCAATCTGCTTCAGGCGCGCGGCTACTACGACATTTTCCTTGTCGAGCCCAACGGCGATCTCGTCTATTCGGTGTTCAAGGAAAACGACTTCGCGACCAATCTGCTGACCGGAAAATGGCAGGACACGGACATCGCGAAAGTCTTCAAGAACGTCCGCGACAATGCGGCAGCCGGATCCATTGCCTTCACCGATTTTGCCGCCTACACCCCGTCCAACGGCGCACCGGCAAGCTTCATCGCCACGCCCGTCATCGACGACGCTGGCCGTTTCAAGGGTGCGCTGGTCTTTCAGATGCCCATCGACCGTATCAACACGATCATGGGCAATGCGGCCGGTCTTGGGCGCACCGGCGAAACCTATCTCGTTGGCTCGGACATGCTGATGCGCTCCGACAGCCGGTTTCGCAAGGACGGTGCAGCAACGAGCATCCTGAGGCTGAAGGTCGACACTGCAACCGTGCGGGATGCGCTTGCCGGCAAGGTGGGCGTCGGCGACGCCGTCGACTATCGCGGCGAGATGGTTCTTTCCGGCTACACCCCTTTGACCTTCAACGGCGTGACCTGGGCCCTCCTCGCCGATATCGACGCGCAGGAAGTGCAGGAACCGACCGTCGAACTGCGCAACTCGATCCTTCTCCTCGCTGCCGGTATCGTCGTGATCACGGGCCTTGCGGGCTTCGTGTTCGCCCGCAGCGTTTCCGGCCCGATCTCCAGAATGAATGCAACCATGCTTCGCCTCGCCGATGGCGATCTGGGCACGGACGTGCCCTACCAGGGGCGCGGCGACGAGATCGGCGACATGGCATCCGCCGTGCAGACCTTCAAGGACAACGCGCTCGAGGTGAAGCGTCTGGAAAGCCAGCAGGCTGAGCTGGAAGCCCGCGCTGCCGAGGACGCCCGCGTCGCCCGCGAAAAACTGGCCTCCGAATTCGAGGCAGCCGTCGGCGGAATCGTCGACAGTGTCGCGTCCGCGGCCACGGAGATGCTTGCATCGGCACAAACCCTCTCAGCTTCGGCAGAAGAAAACTCCGCCAGTTCGGCCACGGTTTCGGCAGCCGCAGAGGAAGCCTCCACCAATGTGCAGGCCGTGTCGGGAGCCGCCGAAGAGTTGTCCAGTTCGATCTCCGAGATCAACCGTCAGGTGAATGATTCCCAGGAGATTTCCGAAGCTGCGGTCCAGAGTGTCGCAGCGACGAACCAGCGAGTCTCGACCCTGACCACCGCCGCCGACAAGATCGGTGAAGTCATCGCCCTGATCACGGATATCGCCGAACAGACCAACCTTCTGGCGCTCAATGCCACCATCGAGGCCGCGCGCGCCGGAGAGGCCGGCAAGGGCTTCGCGGTGGTTGCCGCCGAGGTCAAGGAACTGGCCAGCCAGACGGCCAAGGCAACCGAGGAAATCGGTAAACAGATCAAGGGGATACAGGGCGCAACGGAAGAAACCGTCGGATCCATCGGGTCGATCGGCGAGACGATCGACCGGATTCGCCAGGTCTCCACCGCGATCTCCGCCTCTGTCGAGCAACAGGGATCCGCCACCCACGAAATCGCCCGCAACATCGAACAGGTATCGAGCGGCATGTATGAGGTCACGACGACCATCACCAGCGTCAGCAGCACGGCAGCAGAAACCGGGGCTGCCAGCAGCCAGCTGGTCAGTGCGGCCAATGAACTGTCGCAGCAGTCGGAAGTCCTGCGCAGCGAGGTCGACAAGTTCCTGCGCGGGGTCCGCGCGGCCTGA
- a CDS encoding Hpt domain-containing protein, with translation MAHTEAKGPADTRPVDLAHLSRHTLGNRDLEREVLRLFARQAEVAMRRLETATDPVVLRENVHTVNGSAKGVGAWKVAEAADTAERALLDGKTPDLAPLRAAVEEAGFYIDGLLES, from the coding sequence ATGGCACATACCGAAGCGAAGGGGCCGGCCGACACGCGGCCCGTCGATCTGGCTCATCTGAGTCGTCACACGCTCGGCAATCGCGATCTGGAGCGAGAGGTGCTTCGGCTCTTCGCCCGACAGGCAGAGGTCGCCATGCGGCGGCTCGAGACCGCGACCGATCCGGTGGTGTTGCGCGAGAATGTTCACACCGTCAACGGATCGGCCAAGGGCGTCGGCGCGTGGAAGGTCGCCGAAGCCGCGGATACGGCCGAGCGGGCGTTGCTCGACGGCAAGACGCCGGACCTTGCCCCCTTGCGCGCCGCGGTGGAGGAAGCGGGCTTTTATATCGACGGGTTGCTCGAAAGCTGA
- a CDS encoding 2Fe-2S iron-sulfur cluster-binding protein → MPKITYITSDGAETVVEAPVGSTVMENAIKNMVSGIEAECGGACACATCHVYVDPAWAEKTGSPEPMEEDMLDFAYDVQPTSRLSCQIKVSDALDGLVVRVPERQA, encoded by the coding sequence ATGCCAAAGATCACCTATATCACGTCCGACGGCGCCGAGACTGTCGTGGAGGCCCCCGTCGGCTCCACGGTGATGGAAAACGCCATCAAGAACATGGTTTCCGGTATCGAGGCGGAATGCGGCGGGGCATGTGCCTGCGCCACCTGCCACGTCTATGTCGATCCGGCCTGGGCGGAAAAGACCGGTTCGCCGGAGCCGATGGAGGAGGACATGCTGGACTTCGCCTATGACGTCCAGCCGACCTCGCGGCTGTCCTGCCAGATCAAGGTGAGTGATGCGCTCGACGGTCTTGTCGTGCGCGTCCCCGAACGGCAGGCCTGA
- a CDS encoding Lrp/AsnC family transcriptional regulator: protein MIDQSNAAILRLIQRDGSLTQRQLAERVHLSANACWNRIQALKKAGVILGQNTRLDREKLGLDLVVFMMVRTRHHSLDWLTRFRTHVSTIPEVIDFYRIGGDYDYMLKIVTRDMAGYDAVYQRLIGGVELDTVTSYFAMEAIEEQRPLPIRES, encoded by the coding sequence TTGATCGACCAGTCCAACGCCGCCATCCTGCGACTTATCCAGCGCGACGGCAGCCTCACCCAGCGCCAGTTGGCGGAGCGCGTTCACCTGTCCGCCAACGCCTGCTGGAACCGGATCCAGGCACTGAAGAAGGCCGGCGTGATCCTCGGCCAGAACACGCGGCTCGACCGGGAGAAACTCGGCCTGGACCTCGTCGTCTTCATGATGGTGCGCACGCGCCATCATTCGCTCGACTGGCTGACGCGGTTCCGCACCCATGTCTCGACGATCCCGGAGGTGATCGACTTCTACCGGATCGGGGGCGACTACGACTACATGCTGAAGATCGTCACCCGCGACATGGCCGGCTATGACGCAGTGTACCAGCGGCTGATCGGCGGAGTGGAACTCGACACGGTGACCTCCTATTTCGCCATGGAGGCCATCGAGGAACAACGCCCGCTGCCGATCCGCGAAAGCTGA
- a CDS encoding MFS transporter, translating to MSNRSSPTAPSPVPATAAREAGAGLPGSPPPSGMPTGTGWRSPLMLLMIMAAAMQLSFAAWWNLMNNFAVHELAFTGREIGIQQSIREIPGFLAFTAIYVLLVLREQTLAYVSLALLGIGVAATGYFPTTWGFYLTTFVMSVGFHYYETMNQSLSLQWLPKDKAAAGMGKIIAVGAFAQLVAYGIIFVAWTTFQLSFSTVFLFAGLLTLVVVGFLVVAFPQFREGVPQRKSLVLRKRYWLYYALTFMGGARRQIFTVFAGFLMVERFGYDVHEVAGLFLLNGAINMFLAPKIGSWIGKVGERTALTMEYVGLIGVFITYAFVTNATLAGTLYVIDHAFFAIAIAMKTYFQKIADPADIAPTAGVAFTINHIAAVVIPVIFGLIWLVSPAAVFLIGAAMAFVSLLLARMVPRDPSDGHEVEPLFSRPVPAPAE from the coding sequence ATGTCAAACCGTTCTTCGCCCACCGCCCCCTCACCGGTTCCGGCCACCGCTGCCCGCGAGGCCGGCGCGGGCCTGCCCGGCTCCCCGCCGCCGTCCGGCATGCCCACCGGCACCGGCTGGCGCTCCCCGCTGATGCTCCTGATGATCATGGCCGCCGCCATGCAGCTGTCGTTTGCGGCCTGGTGGAACCTGATGAACAATTTCGCGGTGCACGAGCTCGCCTTCACCGGCCGCGAGATCGGCATCCAGCAATCGATCCGCGAAATCCCGGGCTTTCTCGCCTTCACCGCCATCTATGTGCTGCTGGTGCTGCGCGAGCAGACGCTGGCCTATGTCTCGCTGGCACTGCTTGGCATCGGCGTTGCCGCGACCGGTTATTTCCCGACGACCTGGGGCTTTTACCTGACCACCTTCGTGATGTCGGTCGGCTTTCACTACTACGAGACGATGAACCAGTCGCTGTCGCTGCAATGGTTGCCGAAGGACAAGGCCGCCGCCGGCATGGGCAAGATCATAGCGGTGGGCGCCTTCGCCCAGCTCGTCGCCTACGGGATCATCTTTGTCGCCTGGACGACCTTCCAGCTCAGCTTTTCGACCGTATTTCTCTTTGCCGGGCTTCTGACGCTCGTCGTCGTCGGCTTTCTCGTCGTTGCCTTCCCGCAGTTTCGCGAGGGCGTGCCTCAGCGCAAGTCGCTGGTCCTGCGCAAGCGCTACTGGCTCTATTACGCGCTGACGTTCATGGGCGGCGCGCGGCGGCAGATCTTCACGGTGTTCGCGGGCTTCCTGATGGTCGAGCGCTTCGGCTACGACGTGCACGAGGTTGCCGGACTGTTTCTGCTCAATGGCGCGATCAACATGTTCCTGGCGCCCAAGATCGGCTCATGGATCGGCAAGGTCGGCGAGCGTACCGCGCTCACGATGGAATACGTCGGGCTGATCGGCGTCTTCATCACCTACGCCTTCGTCACCAACGCGACGCTGGCCGGAACGCTTTATGTGATCGACCACGCCTTTTTCGCCATCGCCATCGCGATGAAGACCTATTTCCAGAAGATCGCCGATCCGGCCGACATCGCGCCGACAGCGGGCGTCGCCTTCACCATCAACCACATCGCGGCCGTGGTGATCCCGGTGATTTTCGGTCTGATCTGGCTGGTGTCACCGGCCGCCGTCTTCCTCATTGGCGCGGCGATGGCATTCGTCAGCCTGTTGCTGGCGCGCATGGTGCCCCGCGATCCGAGCGACGGCCACGAGGTGGAACCGCTGTTTTCACGCCCGGTTCCCGCGCCGGCGGAATAG